In the genome of Rhizobium rhizogenes, one region contains:
- the ispH gene encoding 4-hydroxy-3-methylbut-2-enyl diphosphate reductase — protein MNIAVSKPPLTIRLCGPRGFCAGVDRAIQIVVLALKAYGAPVYVRHEIVHNRYVVEGLEAKGAVFVEELHEIPAEHREQPVVFSAHGVPKSVPEDAQARNLFYLDATCPLVSKVHKQAMRHQRLGRHVVLIGHAGHPEVIGTMGQLPEGTVSLIETVEDAGRYEPADRENLGFVTQTTLSVDDTAGVIARLQERFPAIQAPAADSICYATTNRQDAVKQAAPGCDLFIVVGAPNSSNSKRLVEVALRAGAKRSVLVQRASEIDWNEIGDIRTVGLSAGASAPEVIVDEIIEAFKARFDTTLDLAVTVEETEHFLVNRELRSIELTTDDMAFVNGNASNALPPKSAAGI, from the coding sequence ATGAACATCGCTGTTTCCAAACCCCCTTTGACGATAAGGCTGTGCGGACCGCGCGGCTTTTGCGCGGGCGTGGACAGGGCGATCCAGATCGTCGTGCTGGCGCTGAAGGCCTATGGCGCCCCCGTCTATGTCCGTCACGAAATCGTGCATAATCGCTATGTGGTGGAAGGGCTGGAAGCCAAGGGTGCGGTTTTCGTCGAGGAACTGCACGAGATTCCCGCCGAGCATCGCGAGCAGCCGGTGGTCTTCTCGGCCCATGGCGTGCCGAAATCCGTGCCGGAGGATGCGCAGGCGCGTAATCTGTTTTATCTCGATGCCACCTGCCCGCTGGTCTCCAAGGTCCATAAGCAGGCCATGCGCCACCAGCGCCTCGGTCGCCATGTGGTGCTGATCGGCCATGCCGGCCACCCGGAGGTCATCGGCACCATGGGCCAGCTTCCGGAAGGAACGGTCTCGCTGATCGAGACGGTGGAAGATGCCGGTCGTTACGAGCCGGCGGACCGCGAAAATCTCGGCTTCGTCACCCAGACGACGCTTTCGGTCGATGATACCGCCGGTGTCATCGCCAGGCTGCAGGAGCGTTTCCCGGCCATTCAGGCGCCCGCCGCCGACAGCATCTGTTACGCAACCACCAACCGGCAGGATGCGGTGAAACAGGCGGCCCCCGGCTGCGACCTCTTCATCGTTGTCGGCGCACCCAATTCCTCAAATTCCAAGCGGCTGGTGGAAGTGGCGCTGCGCGCCGGTGCCAAGCGCTCCGTGCTGGTGCAGCGGGCCTCGGAAATCGACTGGAATGAAATCGGCGATATCCGCACCGTCGGCCTTTCAGCTGGCGCATCGGCGCCTGAGGTCATCGTTGATGAGATCATCGAGGCCTTCAAGGCGCGTTTCGATACCACGCTCGATCTCGCCGTGACGGTTGAGGAGACGGAACATTTCCTCGTCAATCGCGAGTTGCGCAGCATCGAGCTGACGACCGACGACATGGCTTTCGTCAACGGCAATGCCAGCAACGCCCTGCCGCCGAAAAGCGCCGCCGGTATTTAA
- the rnhA gene encoding ribonuclease HI: protein MKHVDIFTDGACSGNPGPGGWGAVLRYGEVEKELSGGEAETTNNRMELLAAISALNALKSPCEVDLYTDSAYVKDGITKWIFGWKKKGWKTADNKPVKNVELWQALEAAQQRHKVTLHWVKGHAGHPENERADELARKGMEPFKRR, encoded by the coding sequence ATGAAACACGTCGATATTTTCACCGATGGCGCCTGCTCCGGTAATCCCGGTCCGGGTGGCTGGGGCGCCGTGCTGCGTTATGGCGAGGTGGAGAAGGAACTGTCCGGTGGTGAGGCCGAGACCACCAATAATCGCATGGAGCTGCTGGCGGCGATTTCGGCTCTCAATGCGCTGAAGAGCCCCTGCGAGGTCGATCTTTATACCGATAGCGCCTATGTGAAGGACGGCATCACCAAGTGGATTTTCGGCTGGAAAAAGAAGGGCTGGAAAACCGCCGATAACAAGCCGGTCAAGAACGTTGAACTATGGCAGGCGCTGGAAGCGGCGCAGCAACGCCACAAGGTCACTCTGCACTGGGTCAAGGGCCATGCCGGCCACCCGGAAAACGAGCGTGCCGACGAGCTGGCGCGCAAGGGCATGGAGCCCTTCAAACGCCGGTAA
- a CDS encoding Dabb family protein, with translation MILHCVFLRFKAATASSEKHAIFEAIAALKDVIPGIVDVKYGQNVSPEGLNGGFVDGFIVTLESPEARDDYLAHPQHMEVGERLVSLTDGGLAGLLVFDMNV, from the coding sequence ATGATCCTGCATTGTGTATTTCTACGGTTCAAGGCCGCGACGGCGTCTTCTGAAAAACACGCGATATTCGAGGCGATCGCTGCCTTGAAGGACGTGATACCGGGCATCGTCGATGTGAAATACGGTCAGAATGTCTCACCCGAAGGGCTGAATGGCGGTTTTGTCGATGGCTTCATCGTGACGCTGGAAAGCCCCGAGGCCCGCGACGACTATCTGGCCCATCCACAGCATATGGAAGTGGGGGAGCGTCTCGTGTCGCTCACCGATGGCGGCCTGGCCGGGCTTCTGGTGTTTGATATGAATGTTTGA
- a CDS encoding homoserine kinase: MAVYTDITEDDLRNFLTQYDVGSLTSYKGIAEGVENSNFLLHTTGDPLILTLYEKRVEKNDLPFFLGLMQHLAAKGLSCPLPLPRKDGELLGELSGRPAALISFLEGMWLRKPEAKHCREVGKALAAMHLAGEGFEIKRPNALSVEGWKVLWDKSEDRADEVEKGLRDEIRPEIDYLAAHWPKDLPAGVIHADLFQDNVFFLGDELSGLIDFYFACNDLLAYDVSICLNAWCFEKDGAYNVTKGKALLEGYQSVRSMSEAELEALPLLARGSALRFFLTRLYDWLTTPEGALVVKKDPLEYLRKLRFHRSIANVAEYGLAGE, translated from the coding sequence TTGGCAGTTTATACGGACATCACCGAAGATGATCTGAGGAATTTCCTCACGCAATATGACGTCGGCAGCCTGACCTCCTACAAGGGCATTGCCGAAGGCGTCGAAAACTCCAATTTCCTGCTGCACACCACCGGGGACCCGCTGATCCTGACGCTTTATGAAAAGCGCGTGGAAAAAAACGATCTGCCCTTCTTCCTCGGTCTCATGCAGCATCTGGCTGCCAAGGGCCTGTCCTGCCCCCTGCCGCTGCCGCGCAAGGATGGCGAGTTGCTGGGCGAACTGTCGGGCCGCCCGGCGGCGCTCATCTCCTTCCTCGAAGGCATGTGGCTGAGAAAGCCGGAGGCAAAACATTGCCGTGAAGTCGGCAAGGCGCTGGCTGCGATGCATCTGGCCGGCGAGGGGTTCGAAATCAAGCGCCCGAATGCGCTCTCCGTCGAAGGCTGGAAGGTGCTGTGGGACAAATCCGAGGACCGCGCCGATGAGGTGGAGAAGGGCCTGAGGGACGAGATCCGTCCCGAGATCGATTATCTCGCCGCCCATTGGCCGAAGGATCTGCCCGCCGGCGTCATCCATGCGGATCTGTTTCAGGACAATGTGTTTTTCCTCGGCGATGAACTGTCTGGCCTGATCGATTTTTATTTCGCCTGCAACGACCTGCTCGCTTATGACGTGTCGATCTGCCTCAATGCCTGGTGCTTTGAAAAGGATGGCGCCTATAACGTCACCAAGGGCAAGGCGCTGCTGGAAGGTTACCAGTCGGTGCGGTCGATGAGCGAGGCGGAACTGGAAGCGCTGCCGCTTCTGGCGCGCGGTTCGGCGCTGCGTTTCTTCCTCACCCGCCTTTATGACTGGCTGACGACGCCGGAAGGCGCGCTGGTGGTCAAGAAGGACCCACTGGAATATCTGCGCAAGCTGCGGTTCCACCGCTCGATCGCCAATGTCGCCGAATATGGGCTGGCGGGCGAATGA
- a CDS encoding peroxiredoxin: protein MTIKIGEKLPSATFKEKTADGPVETTTDALFGGKKVVLFAVPGAFTPTCSLNHLPGYLENRDAILAKGVDDIAVVAVNDWHVMGAWAQSSGGQGKIHFLADWDAAFTKALGLDADLSAGGLGVRSKRYSMLVEDGVVKSLNVEENPGQATVSAAAAMIEQL, encoded by the coding sequence ATGACCATCAAGATCGGCGAAAAACTGCCTTCCGCAACCTTCAAGGAAAAGACGGCCGACGGCCCGGTGGAAACCACCACGGACGCGCTTTTCGGCGGCAAGAAGGTGGTTCTTTTCGCCGTGCCCGGCGCTTTCACCCCCACCTGCTCGCTGAACCACCTGCCGGGTTATCTCGAAAACCGCGATGCCATTCTCGCCAAGGGCGTCGACGATATCGCCGTCGTCGCCGTCAATGACTGGCACGTGATGGGCGCATGGGCGCAGTCTTCCGGCGGCCAGGGCAAAATCCACTTCCTCGCCGACTGGGACGCCGCCTTCACCAAGGCGCTCGGCCTCGACGCCGACCTTTCCGCAGGCGGGCTTGGTGTGCGCTCCAAGCGTTATTCGATGCTGGTGGAAGACGGCGTGGTGAAGTCGCTCAACGTCGAAGAAAACCCCGGTCAGGCGACGGTTTCGGCCGCCGCGGCGATGATCGAGCAGCTTTGA